One segment of Phaeacidiphilus oryzae TH49 DNA contains the following:
- the ctaD gene encoding aa3-type cytochrome oxidase subunit I, with product MTILNEPLGAAGGAGTSADSGGSTGTVKRRSPGAQIIKWLTTTDHKTIGTLYLATSFAFFLIGGILALVMRAELARPGLQILTDEQFNQAFTMHGTIMLLMFATPLFSGFTNWIMPLQIGAPDVAFPRLNMLAYWLYLFGSIIAVGGFVTPQGAADFGWFAYSPLSDAVRSPSVGADMWILGLAMSGFGTIMGAVNFITTIICMRAPGMTMFRMPIFVWNVLLTSVLVLFAFPVLAAALLALEADRKFGAHVFDAANGGAILWQHLFWFFGHPEVYIIALPFFGIISEIIPVFSRKPMFGYSGLIAATIGIAGLSVTVWAHHMYVTGAVLLPFFSFMTFLIAVPTGVKFFNWIGTMWKGSLSFETPMLWTVGFLITFVFGGLTGVLLAAPPIDFHVSDSYFVVAHFHYVVFGTVVFAMFAGFHFWWPKMTGKMLDERLGKITFWTLFIGFHTTFLVQHWLGAEGMPRRYADYLASDGFTTLNTVSTIGSFLLGASILPFLYNVWKTAKYGKKVTEDDPWGWGRSLEWATSCPPPRHNFTSLPRIRSESPAFDLHHPEIAAAENYEHFLQHAEADQADAVSAGNSTSEENDR from the coding sequence GTGACCATCCTCAACGAGCCTCTCGGGGCCGCCGGAGGAGCCGGGACATCCGCTGACAGCGGGGGTAGCACCGGCACCGTGAAGCGGCGCTCACCCGGGGCACAGATCATCAAGTGGCTGACCACCACTGACCACAAGACCATCGGCACACTCTACCTGGCGACCTCGTTCGCCTTCTTCCTGATCGGCGGCATCCTCGCCCTGGTCATGCGTGCCGAGCTGGCCCGGCCCGGGCTGCAGATCCTCACGGACGAGCAGTTCAACCAGGCCTTCACCATGCACGGCACGATCATGCTGCTGATGTTCGCGACCCCGCTCTTCTCCGGGTTCACGAACTGGATCATGCCGCTGCAGATCGGCGCCCCCGACGTCGCCTTCCCGCGGCTGAACATGCTGGCCTACTGGCTGTACCTGTTCGGCTCGATCATCGCGGTCGGCGGCTTCGTCACCCCGCAGGGCGCGGCCGACTTCGGCTGGTTCGCGTACTCCCCGCTGTCGGACGCGGTGCGCTCGCCCAGCGTCGGCGCCGACATGTGGATCCTCGGTCTGGCCATGTCCGGCTTCGGCACCATCATGGGTGCGGTCAACTTCATCACCACCATCATCTGCATGCGCGCCCCCGGCATGACGATGTTCCGGATGCCGATCTTCGTCTGGAACGTGCTGCTGACCTCGGTGCTGGTGCTCTTCGCCTTCCCGGTGCTGGCCGCCGCGCTGCTCGCGCTGGAGGCGGACAGAAAGTTCGGGGCGCACGTATTCGACGCCGCCAACGGCGGAGCGATCCTCTGGCAGCACCTCTTCTGGTTCTTCGGCCATCCAGAGGTGTACATCATCGCGCTGCCGTTCTTCGGGATCATCTCCGAGATCATCCCGGTGTTCAGCCGCAAGCCGATGTTCGGCTACTCCGGCCTGATCGCGGCGACGATCGGCATCGCCGGCCTGTCCGTGACCGTGTGGGCCCACCACATGTACGTCACCGGCGCCGTCCTGCTGCCGTTCTTCTCCTTCATGACCTTCCTGATCGCGGTACCGACCGGTGTGAAGTTCTTCAACTGGATCGGCACGATGTGGAAGGGGTCCCTGAGCTTCGAGACACCGATGCTATGGACGGTCGGCTTCCTGATCACCTTCGTCTTCGGTGGTCTGACGGGTGTCCTGCTGGCCGCCCCGCCGATCGACTTCCACGTCTCGGACTCGTACTTCGTGGTGGCGCACTTCCACTACGTGGTCTTCGGCACCGTGGTCTTCGCGATGTTCGCGGGCTTCCACTTCTGGTGGCCCAAGATGACCGGGAAGATGCTGGACGAGCGGCTCGGCAAGATCACCTTCTGGACGCTGTTCATCGGCTTCCACACCACCTTCCTGGTGCAGCACTGGCTGGGCGCCGAGGGCATGCCGCGCCGTTACGCGGACTACCTGGCGAGTGACGGCTTCACCACCCTGAACACCGTCTCCACCATCGGCTCCTTCCTGCTGGGCGCGTCGATCCTGCCGTTCCTCTACAACGTCTGGAAGACCGCCAAGTACGGCAAGAAGGTCACCGAGGACGACCCGTGGGGCTGGGGCCGTTCGCTGGAGTGGGCGACCTCCTGCCCGCCGCCGCGGCACAACTTCACCTCGCTGCCCCGGATCCGCTCCGAATCCCCGGCCTTCGACCTCCACCACCCGGAGATCGCCGCGGCCGAGAACTACGAGCACTTCCTGCAGCACGCCGAGGCCGACCAGGCCGACGCCGTCTCCGCCGGCAACTCGACCTCGGAGGAGAACGACCGATGA
- the qcrA gene encoding cytochrome bc1 complex Rieske iron-sulfur subunit: MSSQDNMSEDNLPEAVEPHGDGVAVSDDPFADPGLPPHEPRRTDIDERAARRAERQVAFLFVISMLATIAFLVAYATLGNSKIIYVWPFGHVLAMNFTLGLTLGVALFCIGAGAVHWARTLMSDEEHPSERHPIEAPEDVRAKVFADFKQGAEESGFGRRKLIRNTMIGAMGLLPLSALFLFRDLGPLPEKKLEQTAWSRGKLLVNMNTDEPIKASDIETGSLTFAKPQGVEEDQEDFQEVMAKAALMLVRIQPEDIKSRQTADWGYQGVLAYSKICTHVGCPISLYEQQTHHVLCPCHQSTFDLSDGGKVIFGPAGHPLPQLRIAVNDQGYLEALGDFSKPVGPGYWERSA; this comes from the coding sequence ATGAGTAGCCAGGACAACATGTCTGAAGACAACCTGCCTGAGGCCGTAGAGCCACACGGCGACGGCGTCGCGGTGAGCGACGACCCGTTCGCCGACCCGGGTCTGCCCCCTCACGAGCCCCGCCGCACCGACATCGATGAGCGTGCGGCCCGTCGGGCCGAGCGCCAGGTGGCGTTCCTCTTCGTCATCTCCATGCTGGCGACCATCGCCTTCCTGGTCGCATACGCGACGCTCGGCAACTCGAAGATCATCTACGTCTGGCCGTTCGGCCACGTCCTCGCGATGAACTTCACGCTGGGTCTGACCCTGGGCGTGGCGCTGTTCTGCATCGGCGCGGGCGCGGTCCACTGGGCCCGCACCCTGATGTCCGACGAGGAGCACCCCTCCGAGCGGCACCCGATCGAGGCCCCCGAGGACGTCCGCGCGAAGGTCTTCGCGGACTTCAAGCAGGGCGCCGAGGAGAGCGGCTTCGGCCGCCGCAAGCTGATCCGGAACACCATGATCGGTGCGATGGGCCTGCTGCCGCTGAGCGCGCTCTTCCTCTTCCGCGACCTGGGCCCGCTGCCCGAGAAGAAGCTCGAGCAGACCGCCTGGAGCCGCGGCAAGCTGCTGGTCAACATGAACACCGACGAGCCGATCAAGGCCTCGGACATCGAGACCGGTTCCCTGACCTTCGCCAAGCCGCAGGGCGTGGAGGAGGACCAGGAGGACTTCCAGGAGGTCATGGCCAAGGCCGCCCTGATGCTCGTCCGGATCCAGCCGGAGGACATCAAGTCCCGTCAGACCGCTGACTGGGGCTACCAGGGCGTCCTCGCCTACTCCAAGATCTGCACCCACGTGGGTTGCCCGATCAGCCTCTACGAGCAGCAGACCCACCACGTCCTCTGCCCGTGCCACCAGTCGACGTTCGACCTCTCGGACGGCGGCAAGGTGATCTTCGGCCCGGCCGGCCACCCGCTGCCGCAGCTGCGGATCGCGGTGAACGACCAGGGCTACCTGGAGGCGCTCGGGGACTTCAGCAAGCCCGTCGGCCCCGGTTACTGGGAGCGCAGCGCATGA
- the qcrB gene encoding cytochrome bc1 complex cytochrome b subunit: MTTTHGTHGAAATNGSSSAAAPTKPASPGEKAADWLDGRLGIYTLAKSNLRKIFPDHWSFMLGEICLYSFIIIILTGVYLTLFFNPSMGEVVYHGSYTPLDGIRMSEAFKSAMDISFDVRGGLLIRQIHHWAAIVFVAAMVVHMMRIFFTGAFRKPREINWLFGFLLLFLGMFDGFMGYSLPDDLLSGTGIRFMEGAILSVPIVGTYIQMFLYGGQFPGTDIIPRFFTIHVLLIPGIMLGLLVAHLILVFYHKHTQWAGPGKSEKNVVGMPLMPVYMAKAGGFFFLVFGVIAAVSAVATVNPIWMFGPYRPDQVSTDAQPDWYMGFSEGLIRIMPGWELHTWGHTWELGVFIPLVVFGLVMVAIGVYPFIEGWITGDKREHHILDRPRNAPVRTGIGAAWAAEYILLLVAGGNDLFATHFHLSINAITWVSRIGFFVLPVIVFMVTKRWCLGLQRRDKEKVLHGRESGVIKRLPHGEFIEVHAPLDQADLHTLTAHEQLKPAELPAAVDENGVKRKVTASQKLRAKLSRGYFGETGQIPKPTAEEHAEITSGHGHH, from the coding sequence ATGACCACGACACACGGGACACACGGTGCTGCCGCCACGAACGGCTCTTCGTCGGCAGCGGCCCCCACGAAGCCGGCCTCGCCGGGCGAGAAGGCGGCGGACTGGCTGGACGGCCGGCTGGGGATCTACACCCTGGCCAAGTCCAACCTGCGGAAGATCTTCCCGGACCACTGGTCCTTCATGCTGGGCGAGATCTGCCTCTACAGCTTCATCATCATCATCCTGACCGGCGTCTACCTGACGCTGTTCTTCAACCCCAGCATGGGTGAGGTCGTCTACCACGGCTCCTACACCCCGCTGGACGGCATCCGGATGTCGGAGGCCTTCAAGTCGGCGATGGACATCAGCTTCGATGTCCGCGGCGGCCTGCTGATCCGCCAGATCCACCACTGGGCGGCGATCGTCTTCGTGGCGGCCATGGTCGTCCACATGATGCGCATCTTCTTCACCGGTGCGTTCCGCAAGCCGCGTGAGATCAACTGGCTGTTCGGCTTCCTGCTGCTGTTCCTCGGCATGTTCGACGGCTTCATGGGCTACTCCCTCCCGGACGACCTGCTGTCCGGTACGGGTATCCGCTTCATGGAGGGCGCGATCCTGTCCGTGCCGATCGTCGGCACGTACATCCAGATGTTCCTGTACGGCGGCCAGTTCCCCGGCACGGACATCATCCCGAGGTTCTTCACCATCCACGTGCTGCTGATCCCGGGCATCATGCTGGGCCTGCTGGTGGCCCACCTGATCCTGGTCTTCTACCACAAGCACACCCAGTGGGCGGGCCCCGGCAAGAGCGAGAAGAACGTCGTCGGCATGCCGCTGATGCCGGTCTACATGGCGAAGGCGGGCGGCTTCTTCTTCCTGGTCTTCGGCGTCATCGCGGCGGTCTCCGCGGTCGCCACGGTCAACCCGATCTGGATGTTCGGCCCCTACCGGCCGGACCAGGTGTCCACCGACGCGCAGCCCGACTGGTACATGGGCTTCTCCGAGGGCCTGATCCGCATCATGCCGGGCTGGGAGCTCCACACCTGGGGCCACACCTGGGAGTTGGGCGTCTTCATCCCGCTGGTGGTCTTCGGTCTTGTGATGGTCGCGATCGGTGTCTACCCCTTCATCGAGGGCTGGATCACCGGCGACAAGCGCGAGCACCACATCCTGGACCGCCCGCGCAACGCCCCGGTCCGCACCGGCATCGGCGCCGCCTGGGCCGCCGAGTACATCCTGCTGCTGGTCGCGGGTGGCAACGACCTCTTCGCCACCCACTTCCACCTGTCGATCAACGCGATCACCTGGGTCAGCCGGATCGGCTTCTTCGTCCTGCCGGTCATCGTCTTCATGGTGACCAAGCGCTGGTGCCTCGGCCTCCAGCGGCGGGACAAGGAGAAGGTCCTCCACGGCCGCGAGTCCGGCGTCATCAAGCGCCTGCCGCACGGTGAGTTCATCGAGGTGCACGCCCCGCTGGACCAGGCGGACCTCCACACCCTCACCGCGCACGAGCAGCTGAAGCCCGCCGAGCTGCCGGCGGCGGTGGACGAGAACGGCGTCAAGCGCAAGGTGACGGCCAGTCAGAAGCTGCGGGCGAAGCTGTCCCGCGGGTACTTCGGCGAGACCGGCCAGATCCCCAAGCCGACCGCAGAGGAGCACGCGGAGATCACCTCCGGCCACGGCCACCACTGA
- a CDS encoding cytochrome c oxidase subunit 4 yields MRAQGKIFAGFAIFVLGIAIWYGLWSKDPTGTTALFLAFGLCAFIGFYLLFTARRVDTGAGDNPDAEVSDDAGEIGFFSPHSWQPLMLGVGGSFAFLGLIFGWWLMYFAAPIIAVGLFGWVFEYYRGENQRY; encoded by the coding sequence ATGAGGGCACAGGGCAAGATCTTCGCCGGGTTCGCCATCTTCGTTCTGGGGATCGCGATCTGGTACGGCCTGTGGTCGAAGGACCCGACCGGCACCACCGCGCTCTTCCTGGCCTTCGGGCTGTGCGCGTTCATCGGGTTCTACCTGCTCTTCACCGCCCGCCGGGTGGACACCGGCGCCGGGGACAACCCCGACGCCGAGGTCTCCGACGACGCCGGTGAGATCGGGTTCTTCAGCCCGCACAGCTGGCAGCCCCTGATGCTCGGGGTCGGCGGATCCTTCGCCTTCCTCGGCCTGATCTTCGGCTGGTGGCTGATGTACTTCGCCGCCCCGATCATCGCCGTCGGGCTCTTCGGCTGGGTCTTCGAGTACTACCGCGGAGAGAACCAGCGCTACTGA
- a CDS encoding L,D-transpeptidase has translation MVARQHQDSIRRRRLTALAVGTALACTALPALSACSGGGGGDAAAGSVSISPEQGGQVDASSPVVVSATGGGHLSDVTVYDADGARVPGELASDDKSWRTTEPLGAGRKYTVQVLSDGGGSGFSSSVRTFTTKSASNLLTAQLGPADGAVYGVGEPITATLSAPVHDPEARKEVESGLVVKSNPSVTGGWYWVDDRTLHFRPQGYWPAHAAISASFDLHGRRIGPPSSKLYAGSPTKIAFRTGDSMVSVTDVASDYMKIYRNGNVIRTLPVTTGKAGFRTRGGIKVVLEQAPEVFMNSETVGIAAGSSNAYHMNVYWDTRVTWSGEYVHAAPWSEGSQGVANVSHGCTGMSTENARWFYENFRKGDVVQVVHADGKQMEPFGNGFGDWNLSWSQWRSGSALGRPVVTATDVDGGSGASAQQVGYLRPQAS, from the coding sequence ATGGTGGCCAGGCAGCACCAGGACTCGATCCGCCGAAGGCGGCTCACCGCACTGGCCGTGGGCACGGCCCTGGCCTGCACGGCGCTGCCCGCCCTCAGCGCCTGCTCCGGAGGCGGAGGCGGTGACGCCGCGGCCGGCTCGGTCTCGATCAGCCCGGAGCAGGGCGGCCAGGTGGACGCGAGCAGCCCGGTGGTGGTGAGCGCCACCGGCGGCGGCCACCTCTCGGACGTCACCGTCTACGACGCGGACGGCGCCCGGGTGCCGGGCGAGCTGGCGTCGGACGACAAGAGCTGGCGCACCACCGAGCCGCTGGGCGCCGGGCGGAAGTACACCGTCCAGGTCCTCAGCGATGGCGGCGGCAGCGGCTTCTCCAGCTCGGTACGGACGTTCACCACCAAGAGCGCGTCCAATCTCCTCACCGCCCAGCTGGGGCCCGCGGACGGGGCCGTGTACGGCGTCGGCGAGCCCATCACGGCCACCCTGAGCGCGCCGGTGCACGACCCGGAGGCGCGGAAGGAGGTGGAGAGCGGACTGGTCGTCAAGTCCAACCCCTCGGTCACCGGGGGCTGGTACTGGGTGGACGACCGGACGCTGCACTTCCGCCCGCAGGGCTACTGGCCGGCGCACGCGGCGATCAGCGCCTCCTTCGACCTCCACGGGCGGCGGATCGGCCCGCCCTCGTCGAAGCTGTACGCGGGCTCGCCCACGAAGATCGCCTTCCGTACCGGGGACTCGATGGTCTCGGTGACGGACGTGGCCTCCGACTACATGAAGATCTACCGGAACGGGAACGTGATCCGCACCCTTCCGGTGACCACCGGCAAGGCCGGGTTCAGGACCAGGGGCGGGATCAAGGTGGTCCTGGAGCAGGCGCCCGAGGTGTTCATGAACTCCGAGACGGTGGGGATCGCGGCCGGCAGCTCCAACGCGTACCACATGAACGTCTACTGGGACACGAGGGTGACGTGGAGCGGGGAGTACGTCCACGCGGCGCCGTGGTCGGAGGGCTCGCAGGGGGTGGCGAACGTCAGCCACGGGTGCACGGGGATGTCCACGGAGAACGCGCGCTGGTTCTACGAGAACTTCCGCAAGGGGGACGTGGTGCAGGTCGTCCATGCGGACGGCAAGCAGATGGAGCCGTTCGGCAACGGCTTCGGCGACTGGAACCTCAGCTGGTCGCAGTGGCGGTCCGGGAGCGCGCTGGGGCGGCCGGTGGTGACCGCGACGGATGTGGACGGCGGAAGCGGCGCTTCGGCGCAGCAGGTGGGCTACCTGCGACCGCAGGCGTCGTAG